Below is a window of Mucilaginibacter sp. PAMC 26640 DNA.
GGGCTTCTGCCATAATGACCGTTCCTTCAGGTACTGGCTTGGAATTTGACAATAGGTTCTTGAGGAAATTGTTGGTAGAGTCAACTTCTTTTAGTGTCACTAAATTTTGTCCAACAAATAATCCTGAATTTATGTTATTTTGCAACGTATAATATTTTATAAACCAAAATCGTTCAAAACTAATTCTTTTTGATGGTAAAAAGTAAAGTGATAAATGAATCCACCTATATCTCCGAATTGGCCATACACGGCATGCAGGAGAAAAAGGGTAATGAACTCGTAAGGCTAGACCTTCGTAATATCAAAAGTTCGGTTGCAGACTATTTTGTAATCTGCCACGCCGATTCTGCCACACAGGTAAAAGCAATTGCAAACAGTGTTGAGGAAGAAATTTACAAAGCTATGCAGCAAGACCCATGGAGAAAAGAGGGACTTGAGTATGGCGAATGGATACTGCTGGATTATGTTGATGTAGTTATACATATTTTCAGAACTGATAAACGGGAGTTTTATGGTGTTGAAGATCTTTGGGGCGATGCTGAAATTAAAAGCTATAAAAGCGCTTAATTATTTGAAAACATAAAGGCCCTTTAAATTATTGATAGATTGAGCTGAGATAAAATGGAGATTAAAGATAAAAAGGCCGATGGCCAGAAACCGTTAAGAAAGATCCCTAATAAAAAGATAACGCCCAAACCACCTAAGTTTAACCTGATGTGGCTTTATGCCATTGCAATTATTGGTTTGCTGGTTGTTCCTACTTTTATTGGCGGTAATACCGGGAAGCTGATAGACTTTCAGCGTTTTAGTACAGACATGCTTAAAAAGCGCGATGTAGCCAAAGTTGTTGCTTACAAAAATGGTGATTTAGTGGTCGCTGAG
It encodes the following:
- a CDS encoding ribosome silencing factor RsfS, with product MVKSKVINESTYISELAIHGMQEKKGNELVRLDLRNIKSSVADYFVICHADSATQVKAIANSVEEEIYKAMQQDPWRKEGLEYGEWILLDYVDVVIHIFRTDKREFYGVEDLWGDAEIKSYKSA